The following proteins are encoded in a genomic region of Reichenbachiella sp.:
- the rho gene encoding transcription termination factor Rho, with translation MYKIEELNDRLLSELKEIADSLGIKNYKKAAKKDLIYKILDEQAINPKPAAERKAEEQKKEQPAEKAENKKESKPEKKKSSDDLLSDFNLEAESKSKKPEAKDKSDKPKADKPKADKKDDSKPEAKDKEPREKEERKDRGDRNDRGERREKRPDQKSKRAEYNEKVKEFDGVIENGGVLEIMQDGYGFLRSGDYNYLASPDDIYVSPSQIKLFGLKTGDSVLGQIRPPKDGEKYFALLRVSSVNGKTTEEIRDRVPFEYLTPLFPEEKLNLSYKPSDYSTRVMDMFSPIGKGQRGMIVAQPKTGKTVLLKNVANAIAENHPEVYLMILLIDERPEEVTDMARSVKAEVIASTFDEQAERHVKVANIVLEKAKRMVECGHDVVILLDSITRLARAHNTVVPSSGKILSGGVDANALHKPKRFFGAARNVENGGSLTILATALIETGSKMDEVIFEEFKGTGNMELQLDRKLSNKRVYPAIDIPASGTRREDLLIDKEELARIWILRKFMDDMNSNEAMEFLLGKMKGTRNNQEFLVSMNG, from the coding sequence ATGTATAAAATTGAAGAATTGAATGACAGACTGCTATCTGAGCTTAAAGAAATTGCAGATAGTCTGGGCATCAAAAACTACAAGAAAGCTGCGAAGAAGGATCTGATATACAAAATTCTAGACGAGCAGGCCATCAACCCTAAGCCTGCAGCTGAAAGAAAGGCTGAAGAACAAAAGAAAGAACAGCCTGCCGAAAAAGCAGAAAACAAAAAAGAATCAAAACCAGAAAAGAAGAAATCATCTGATGACTTATTGAGTGATTTCAATCTGGAAGCGGAATCAAAATCTAAAAAGCCAGAGGCAAAAGACAAGTCTGACAAACCAAAGGCCGACAAACCAAAGGCTGATAAAAAAGACGATTCTAAACCTGAGGCTAAGGACAAAGAGCCTAGAGAAAAAGAAGAAAGAAAGGACAGAGGCGATAGAAACGACAGAGGAGAAAGACGAGAAAAAAGACCCGATCAAAAGTCTAAAAGAGCTGAATACAACGAAAAAGTTAAAGAATTCGATGGTGTCATCGAAAACGGCGGTGTATTGGAAATCATGCAAGATGGCTATGGTTTCTTGAGGTCTGGTGATTACAACTACCTGGCTAGTCCAGATGATATTTATGTATCGCCTTCTCAAATCAAATTGTTTGGTCTGAAAACTGGTGATTCTGTATTGGGTCAAATCAGACCTCCAAAAGACGGTGAAAAGTACTTTGCACTACTAAGAGTAAGTTCTGTAAACGGAAAGACTACTGAAGAAATTAGAGACAGAGTTCCTTTCGAATACTTGACTCCTCTTTTCCCTGAGGAAAAATTAAACTTAAGCTACAAGCCTAGTGATTACTCTACAAGAGTAATGGACATGTTCTCTCCAATCGGAAAAGGGCAAAGAGGTATGATCGTAGCTCAGCCGAAAACAGGTAAAACTGTCTTGCTTAAAAATGTGGCTAACGCCATTGCTGAAAATCACCCAGAGGTTTATTTAATGATCTTATTGATCGATGAAAGACCTGAGGAAGTAACTGATATGGCTAGAAGCGTAAAAGCAGAAGTAATCGCTTCTACTTTTGATGAGCAAGCAGAAAGACATGTGAAAGTAGCTAACATCGTTCTAGAGAAAGCCAAAAGAATGGTGGAATGCGGTCACGATGTAGTGATCCTTTTGGATTCGATTACCCGTCTGGCAAGAGCACACAATACAGTAGTGCCATCAAGCGGTAAGATTCTTTCTGGTGGTGTAGATGCCAATGCACTTCACAAGCCTAAGAGATTCTTCGGAGCGGCTAGAAATGTAGAGAACGGTGGATCATTGACCATCCTTGCTACAGCATTGATCGAGACTGGATCTAAAATGGATGAAGTGATCTTTGAAGAATTCAAAGGAACGGGTAACATGGAGCTCCAGTTGGACAGAAAACTATCCAACAAGCGTGTGTACCCTGCTATCGATATTCCAGCTTCTGGTACTCGAAGAGAAGATTTGCTTATCGACAAAGAAGAATTGGCTCGTATCTGGATTTTGAGAAAATTCATGGACGACATGAACTCAAACGAAGCGATGGAATTCTTGCTTGGCAAAATGAAAGGCACAAGAAACAACCAAGAGTTTTTGGTTTCTATGAACGGTTAA
- the serS gene encoding serine--tRNA ligase — protein MLIVSDIRENKTEFTAGLVKRGISDAEALLDEVLALDEKRKSTQAQLDELLAESNKISKSIGLLMKEGKQDEANEAKAKTSELKAKTKELGQVLEETKQLLDDKLYQIPNIPNEEVPAGNSEDDNEVLFTVDHLPEVGEDALPHWELIKNYDIIDFDLGVKITGAGFPVYKGKGARLQRALVNLFLDEASKAGYDEVQPPVVVNEASGRGTGQLPDKEGQMYQITDSDLYLIPTAEVPITNLYRDVIIDEKDLPIKNVGFTPCFRREAGSWGAHVRGLNRLHQFDKVEIVQVQHPDKSFDTLIEMRDHVEGLLKKLELPYRILKLCAGDLGFTSNITYDFEVYSAAQKRWLEVSSVSNFKAYQANRLKLRYRDAENNKHLLHTLNGSALALPRIIAAILENGQTPEGIKIPTALHQYAGFETIS, from the coding sequence ATGTTAATTGTTTCAGACATTAGAGAAAACAAGACGGAATTCACTGCAGGATTAGTAAAAAGAGGCATTTCTGATGCTGAAGCCTTGCTAGATGAAGTACTTGCGTTGGATGAAAAAAGAAAAAGTACACAGGCTCAGCTTGATGAGCTTTTAGCTGAGTCTAACAAAATCTCGAAGTCGATTGGTCTGCTGATGAAAGAAGGCAAGCAGGATGAGGCCAATGAAGCAAAAGCAAAAACATCTGAGCTTAAAGCAAAAACCAAGGAACTAGGACAGGTTTTGGAAGAAACTAAGCAGTTGCTTGATGATAAACTATACCAAATTCCAAATATTCCGAACGAAGAAGTACCAGCTGGTAATTCAGAGGATGACAATGAGGTACTATTTACTGTTGACCATTTGCCTGAAGTTGGTGAGGATGCGTTACCGCATTGGGAACTTATTAAAAACTACGACATCATTGATTTTGATCTTGGAGTGAAAATCACAGGTGCTGGCTTTCCAGTGTATAAAGGAAAGGGAGCTAGACTTCAGCGTGCATTGGTGAATCTCTTTTTGGATGAAGCAAGTAAGGCTGGATATGATGAAGTACAGCCTCCTGTGGTTGTAAATGAAGCCTCAGGTCGTGGTACGGGTCAACTACCTGACAAAGAAGGGCAGATGTATCAAATCACAGATTCTGATTTGTATCTGATTCCTACAGCTGAAGTACCGATCACCAATTTGTATAGGGATGTAATTATTGACGAAAAGGATTTACCAATCAAAAATGTTGGTTTCACACCTTGTTTCAGAAGAGAAGCAGGTTCTTGGGGCGCACATGTAAGAGGCCTTAATAGATTGCACCAGTTTGATAAAGTAGAAATTGTGCAGGTGCAACATCCGGATAAGTCTTTTGATACTTTGATCGAAATGAGAGATCATGTGGAGGGACTATTGAAGAAATTAGAGTTGCCTTATAGAATATTGAAACTGTGTGCTGGAGACTTAGGCTTTACATCAAATATCACTTATGATTTTGAAGTGTATTCTGCTGCTCAAAAAAGATGGTTGGAAGTAAGCTCTGTAAGTAATTTCAAAGCGTATCAGGCGAATCGTTTAAAATTGAGATATCGTGACGCTGAAAATAACAAACATTTGCTTCATACCTTAAATGGAAGTGCCTTGGCTCTCCCAAGAATCATAGCTGCAATACTCGAAAATGGTCAGACACCAGAGGGTATCAAAATACCGACGGCTTTGCATCAGTACGCCGGCTTTGAAACTATTTCGTAA
- a CDS encoding GNAT family N-acetyltransferase — translation MNLRKGTEADLPRLLELIRELAIYENAEDQVSNTIERMKKEGFGPSAVFGFFVVEHQDEIVGAAVYYWRYSTWKGKRLYLEDLIVTEAVRGMGAGKMLFDKMLEFGKAEDASGMMWQVLDWNESAINFYKKYNTSFDEEWLNCHIDFD, via the coding sequence ATGAATTTAAGAAAAGGAACGGAAGCAGATCTACCTAGATTACTCGAGCTCATTCGCGAGTTAGCAATCTATGAAAATGCAGAAGATCAGGTATCCAATACCATAGAAAGAATGAAGAAGGAGGGCTTTGGCCCTTCTGCTGTTTTTGGGTTTTTTGTGGTTGAACATCAAGATGAAATAGTAGGCGCAGCTGTTTACTACTGGCGCTATTCTACCTGGAAGGGTAAACGACTCTATCTCGAAGATTTGATAGTGACAGAAGCCGTCAGAGGTATGGGGGCTGGAAAAATGCTCTTCGATAAAATGCTTGAATTTGGTAAAGCCGAAGATGCCAGCGGCATGATGTGGCAAGTCCTGGATTGGAATGAATCTGCCATCAACTTCTATAAGAAATACAACACCTCCTTCGACGAAGAGTGGCTCAATTGCCACATTGATTTTGATTAA
- a CDS encoding DUF4286 family protein yields the protein MILYNVTVSLDENIETDWLTWMKEDHIPKVMDTGMFVDRKIFRLLSHEQEGAITYAIQYFADSINHIHEYQEKHAEALQTEHTEKFKDKFVAFRTMLEHVD from the coding sequence ATGATATTATACAACGTAACAGTAAGCCTGGACGAAAACATTGAAACGGATTGGCTGACTTGGATGAAAGAAGATCACATTCCAAAAGTGATGGATACAGGTATGTTTGTGGATCGTAAAATCTTCAGGCTACTTTCTCATGAACAGGAAGGCGCTATCACCTATGCCATCCAATATTTCGCTGATAGTATCAATCATATTCATGAGTATCAGGAAAAGCATGCAGAGGCCTTGCAAACTGAACATACAGAAAAGTTCAAGGACAAGTTTGTTGCCTTCCGAACCATGCTGGAGCATGTTGATTAA
- a CDS encoding formate--tetrahydrofolate ligase: MNSDLEISKKATLLPISEVGNKLNILPEDLIPYGKTKAKIPLTYIDKEKYSNNNLILVSAISPTPAGEGKTTMSIGLTEALNKIGKKTTVVLREPSLGPVFGIKGGATGGGYSQVLPMEDINLHFTGDFSAIEKSNNLLAALIDNNIQNKKNSLGIDPRTVTWKRVMDMNDRSLRNLIVGLGGTTSGVPRETGFDITAASEIMAILCLAENFSDLKKRLGNIFIGFTYDKQPIYARDLKAHGAMAALLKDAIMPNLVQTMEGNPAIIHGGPFANIAQGTNSIIATKTGLSLSEYVVTEAGFGFDLGAEKFFDIKCVSGGLSPKAVVLVATVRALKYHGGVLVDDLQKENVKALDKGLANLEKHIENIGLFNILPVVAINKFTSDTDAEIEHIRARCESLGVKVEIADVWSKGGDGAIELAKDVAATVEANNVKFTPMYDWSLPVEEKIDIIAKKIYGAKAIDYTAKAKANLRKIERLGLSNLPVCIAKTQKSLSDNPALLGRPKDFVVTVREIEIAAGAGFLVPITGDIMRMPGLPAFPASEKIDITDDGTIEGLF; encoded by the coding sequence ATGAACTCTGATTTAGAAATTTCTAAAAAGGCTACCCTATTGCCTATTAGTGAAGTTGGCAACAAGCTGAACATCCTTCCCGAAGACCTCATACCCTATGGGAAAACCAAGGCAAAAATTCCACTGACATACATTGACAAGGAAAAGTATAGCAATAACAATCTGATTTTGGTATCCGCCATTTCTCCAACACCAGCTGGAGAAGGCAAAACCACTATGTCTATCGGACTGACAGAAGCACTGAATAAAATCGGAAAGAAAACGACCGTTGTACTAAGAGAACCCTCCTTAGGGCCGGTGTTTGGGATCAAAGGAGGGGCCACAGGTGGAGGTTATTCACAAGTGTTGCCTATGGAGGATATCAACCTTCATTTTACAGGTGACTTTTCCGCCATAGAAAAATCCAACAATTTGCTAGCCGCACTCATTGATAACAATATCCAAAACAAAAAGAACTCATTAGGCATAGACCCAAGGACAGTGACCTGGAAACGGGTCATGGATATGAATGATCGGTCATTGAGGAACCTCATCGTGGGGCTGGGTGGTACTACTTCAGGGGTACCTCGTGAAACAGGGTTTGATATCACCGCAGCTTCAGAAATAATGGCAATCCTCTGCTTGGCTGAAAATTTCTCTGACCTTAAGAAGAGACTCGGCAATATCTTCATAGGATTCACCTACGACAAACAGCCTATCTATGCGCGGGATTTGAAAGCGCATGGTGCAATGGCGGCATTGCTCAAAGATGCCATCATGCCCAACCTCGTTCAAACGATGGAAGGAAATCCAGCCATCATTCACGGTGGACCATTTGCTAATATTGCACAGGGCACGAATTCCATTATTGCTACTAAAACAGGTCTATCCCTCTCCGAATACGTGGTGACTGAAGCAGGATTTGGTTTCGATCTCGGAGCTGAAAAATTCTTTGACATTAAATGTGTGTCTGGTGGACTGTCGCCGAAGGCAGTCGTATTGGTCGCTACTGTCCGTGCGCTTAAATATCATGGTGGAGTTTTAGTGGATGACTTACAAAAAGAAAATGTGAAAGCTCTGGATAAAGGACTAGCCAATCTGGAAAAGCATATCGAAAACATAGGCTTATTTAATATCCTACCTGTGGTGGCTATCAACAAATTCACCTCAGATACTGATGCTGAAATAGAGCACATCCGTGCTCGATGTGAATCACTCGGAGTCAAAGTAGAGATAGCAGATGTATGGTCCAAGGGAGGAGATGGTGCTATCGAATTAGCCAAAGACGTTGCCGCAACTGTTGAAGCTAACAATGTCAAATTCACACCCATGTATGATTGGTCGCTACCCGTAGAAGAAAAGATTGACATTATAGCCAAGAAAATCTACGGTGCTAAGGCCATCGACTATACGGCCAAAGCCAAAGCAAATCTTAGAAAAATCGAACGACTAGGCTTATCTAACTTACCTGTCTGCATTGCCAAGACTCAGAAATCTTTGTCAGATAATCCTGCCCTTTTGGGAAGGCCAAAGGATTTTGTGGTGACTGTCAGGGAAATTGAAATTGCCGCTGGTGCTGGGTTCTTAGTTCCTATTACCGGAGACATTATGCGTATGCCTGGACTACCAGCCTTCCCGGCTTCAGAGAAAATTGATATCACAGATGACGGCACTATTGAGGGGTTGTTTTAA
- a CDS encoding NUMOD4 domain-containing protein, whose product MEAHKIERMAEVWKTIDGFSNYEISNLGRVRRKARKTFHAGSNKDIFLKEKVMKQRWNKTCKCYFMDLLNDEKKRKTVYPHREVASAFCINILPEEYTMIVHLDNDPKNNDSSNLEWVSPSEHMAFQFEVGNKNNFKVWRTRKEKYKNGFKAGTIFKGRPRKLA is encoded by the coding sequence ATGGAAGCGCACAAGATCGAACGAATGGCAGAAGTATGGAAAACTATTGATGGTTTTTCAAATTATGAAATATCCAATTTGGGAAGGGTTCGCCGAAAGGCACGCAAGACATTTCATGCCGGCTCTAACAAGGACATTTTTTTGAAGGAGAAAGTAATGAAGCAGCGATGGAATAAAACGTGCAAATGTTATTTCATGGATTTGCTCAATGATGAAAAGAAAAGAAAGACAGTCTACCCTCACCGAGAAGTAGCTTCTGCTTTTTGTATTAATATTTTACCAGAAGAGTATACTATGATTGTTCATTTGGATAATGATCCAAAAAACAATGATAGCTCGAACCTGGAATGGGTTTCGCCATCAGAGCACATGGCTTTTCAATTTGAAGTGGGAAATAAAAATAACTTCAAAGTATGGCGTACTCGCAAAGAGAAGTATAAAAATGGGTTTAAAGCAGGCACGATCTTCAAAGGTCGTCCAAGAAAATTGGCCTAG
- a CDS encoding ABC transporter permease yields MNKIGLIVAREYIARVKKKSFIIMTILGPILFAGMMAIVFWSATREGDQKLIQVIDESGFFENKIENTETITYQFIQADIEESKESLLRSEAIFGILHIPKIDLDNPEGIKFYSTQSPGIAIEGGIEKRVRGIIEDEKLANSGLDQELIDNLRSYVDIQTINLSDTGGESESNSGIAFGVGYVSSFLLYMFIFIYGMQIMRGVTQEKTSRIIEVMIASVRPFQLMMGKILGIAAVGLTQFVLWAVMTTALTSVTSTLILDQPTITEQMANETGVDAEQIEAQNQAFDLSGVLDKIDVPKILVSFLIYFLGGYLLYGALLAAIGSAVDSEADSQQFMLPVTLPLIFSMMMISIVIQEPHGTMAFWLSMIPFTSPVIMMMRLPFDVPLWELALSVSLLIAGFCGTTWMAGRIYRIGIFMHGTKVNYKTLAKWFVMKI; encoded by the coding sequence ATGAATAAGATTGGACTCATCGTCGCACGCGAGTACATCGCTAGAGTAAAGAAAAAGTCATTTATTATCATGACCATCCTAGGGCCAATTCTATTCGCAGGAATGATGGCTATCGTATTTTGGTCAGCGACAAGGGAAGGTGACCAAAAGCTCATTCAAGTCATTGATGAAAGTGGATTCTTCGAAAATAAAATTGAAAACACAGAAACCATCACCTATCAATTTATACAAGCAGATATTGAAGAATCCAAGGAGTCGCTCCTAAGGAGCGAAGCCATCTTCGGAATTCTCCATATACCGAAAATTGATCTTGATAATCCAGAAGGTATAAAATTCTACTCCACGCAAAGTCCAGGAATAGCCATAGAAGGGGGAATCGAAAAAAGAGTACGTGGAATAATTGAAGATGAAAAATTGGCTAATTCAGGCTTGGACCAAGAGCTTATCGACAACCTGAGATCTTATGTAGATATTCAAACTATCAATCTGTCTGATACCGGTGGAGAAAGCGAAAGCAATTCTGGGATTGCCTTTGGTGTGGGATATGTTTCCTCATTTCTACTCTATATGTTCATCTTTATCTATGGCATGCAAATCATGCGTGGGGTCACTCAAGAAAAAACAAGTCGAATCATAGAAGTAATGATCGCGTCGGTACGCCCCTTTCAGCTAATGATGGGCAAAATATTAGGAATAGCAGCTGTTGGTCTTACTCAGTTTGTGTTATGGGCGGTCATGACTACGGCTCTCACCTCAGTTACTTCTACATTAATATTGGATCAGCCTACTATCACCGAACAAATGGCCAACGAGACCGGCGTAGATGCCGAACAAATCGAAGCTCAAAACCAAGCATTTGATCTCTCAGGTGTTTTAGATAAGATTGACGTGCCAAAGATACTGGTTAGCTTTTTGATCTACTTTCTAGGAGGTTATTTGCTGTATGGCGCATTGCTTGCGGCGATTGGGTCAGCAGTGGACAGCGAAGCCGACTCTCAGCAATTTATGTTGCCAGTCACGCTACCGCTCATTTTCTCAATGATGATGATTTCGATCGTCATTCAAGAACCCCATGGTACAATGGCGTTTTGGTTGTCCATGATCCCTTTCACCTCTCCGGTAATCATGATGATGCGATTGCCATTTGACGTGCCGCTGTGGGAGTTGGCACTATCAGTTTCCTTGCTCATCGCAGGCTTCTGCGGTACGACATGGATGGCCGGTAGGATTTATCGAATCGGGATATTTATGCATGGCACCAAGGTCAATTATAAGACATTGGCCAAGTGGTTTGTAATGAAGATATAA
- a CDS encoding ATP-binding cassette domain-containing protein gives MNLVKINGVSKSYGDHQALDNIDFGIPENSVFGLLGPNGAGKTTLIRIITQIIMPDNGQVLFKDVPMLAEDVRKIGYLPEERGLYKKMKVSDQLIFLARLKGMTRPDAVASIKHWMEKLDIMAWHNKNVEDLSKGMQQKIQFIATVVHNPSLIILDEPFSGFDPVNANLIKDEILELKEKGATIIFSTHRMESVEELCDQITLIHHSKILIHGAKKDIKNQYRDNTFIAEYQGDIPMSDNGFEMLKSTQLEDGIVRSEVKIADNHSVNDLTNFITSKTKIVSINEKIPSINDIFISTVKPTNHE, from the coding sequence TTGAATTTAGTAAAAATCAATGGTGTCTCTAAATCCTATGGAGATCATCAAGCCTTGGACAATATTGACTTTGGCATCCCAGAAAACAGTGTTTTTGGATTATTAGGACCCAATGGGGCTGGTAAAACCACATTGATCAGAATCATTACTCAAATCATTATGCCCGACAACGGCCAGGTACTTTTTAAAGATGTACCTATGCTAGCCGAAGACGTACGAAAGATTGGATACCTACCAGAAGAAAGAGGTCTTTACAAAAAAATGAAAGTCTCGGACCAACTCATTTTCTTGGCGAGATTGAAAGGCATGACCCGACCAGATGCAGTTGCGTCTATCAAACACTGGATGGAAAAACTGGACATCATGGCCTGGCACAACAAGAATGTAGAAGACCTTTCTAAAGGAATGCAGCAAAAGATTCAATTCATTGCTACTGTCGTACACAATCCTTCTCTTATCATTCTAGATGAGCCTTTTTCAGGGTTTGACCCTGTAAACGCCAATTTGATCAAAGACGAAATTCTAGAATTGAAAGAGAAAGGAGCTACCATCATCTTCTCAACGCATAGGATGGAATCCGTAGAAGAATTGTGTGACCAAATCACGTTGATTCATCACTCCAAAATTCTCATACATGGAGCTAAAAAAGATATCAAAAACCAGTATCGAGACAATACTTTCATAGCCGAATATCAAGGAGATATCCCGATGTCTGATAATGGATTCGAAATGCTGAAATCAACCCAACTAGAAGATGGCATCGTCAGGTCAGAAGTGAAAATTGCAGACAACCATTCGGTGAATGACTTGACAAACTTCATTACTTCAAAAACGAAGATTGTTTCTATAAACGAAAAAATCCCATCTATCAATGACATTTTTATTTCCACTGTAAAGCCTACCAACCATGAATAA
- the dnaJ gene encoding molecular chaperone DnaJ: MAKRDYYEVLGVSKSASADEIKKAYRKLAIKYHPDKNPDDKQAEENFKEAAEAYEVLSDAQKKQRYDQFGHAGMGGAAGGGFGGGGMSMDDIFSQFGDIFGGGGGSPFDSFFGGGGGGRGRARKGTNLRIKLKLTLEDIAHGVEKKIKVNRLVVADGVTFKTCQSCNGSGQVKKVVNTMLGQMVSASTCPTCNGAGQSIDKKPNGVDNSGLTYKDEVIPVKIPAGVVDGMQLSMSGKGNEAPGGGMPGDLLIVIEEQEGDELKREGNNIVYDLYLNFVDAVLGTSVEVPTIDGKVKIKIDQGTQSGKILRLRGKGIKDINGYGKGDQLIHVNIWTPKTLSKDEKEKLESMRDSDNFTPNPGKGEKGFFEKIKEFF; encoded by the coding sequence ATGGCAAAAAGAGATTATTACGAAGTACTGGGTGTATCCAAATCTGCTTCTGCAGATGAGATCAAAAAAGCATATAGAAAGCTTGCTATCAAGTACCACCCAGACAAAAATCCAGACGACAAACAAGCAGAAGAAAACTTCAAAGAGGCTGCAGAGGCTTATGAAGTTTTGAGTGATGCCCAGAAAAAGCAGCGCTACGACCAATTCGGTCATGCCGGAATGGGCGGAGCTGCCGGCGGTGGCTTTGGTGGTGGAGGTATGTCTATGGACGATATCTTCTCTCAATTTGGCGATATCTTCGGTGGCGGAGGCGGCAGCCCTTTCGATAGCTTCTTTGGTGGAGGCGGCGGCGGTAGAGGCCGAGCTCGCAAAGGCACCAACCTTCGCATCAAGCTCAAGCTTACGCTAGAAGACATAGCACACGGCGTAGAAAAGAAAATTAAGGTCAATCGTTTAGTAGTAGCTGATGGCGTGACATTCAAGACTTGTCAGTCATGTAATGGAAGCGGCCAAGTGAAAAAAGTGGTTAATACCATGCTGGGTCAGATGGTTTCTGCTTCTACTTGTCCTACTTGTAATGGTGCAGGTCAAAGCATTGACAAAAAGCCAAATGGTGTTGACAATTCTGGCTTGACGTACAAAGACGAAGTCATACCGGTGAAAATACCAGCTGGTGTAGTAGATGGCATGCAGCTTTCTATGTCTGGTAAAGGAAACGAAGCCCCAGGTGGTGGAATGCCTGGAGATCTTTTGATCGTAATCGAGGAGCAAGAAGGAGATGAACTAAAGCGTGAAGGCAATAACATTGTTTACGACTTGTATCTCAACTTTGTAGATGCGGTATTAGGCACTTCTGTGGAAGTACCAACTATTGACGGCAAAGTGAAAATCAAAATTGATCAAGGCACCCAAAGCGGCAAAATCTTGAGATTGCGTGGCAAGGGTATCAAAGACATCAATGGCTACGGCAAAGGAGATCAGTTGATTCATGTGAATATCTGGACGCCTAAGACCCTGTCGAAAGACGAAAAGGAAAAGCTGGAGAGTATGAGAGATTCCGACAACTTCACGCCAAATCCTGGCAAAGGAGAAAAAGGTTTCTTCGAAAAGATCAAGGAATTCTTTTAG
- a CDS encoding nucleotide exchange factor GrpE yields MAKNNKKADKKSEETVVEEPQVKNEETVEEQEEQNEEPQVELSAEEKLQAEVAESKDKYLRLYSEFENFRRRTSKEKLELINSANENLIKDLLPVLDDFERADQSMTEEADIKSVKEGVDLIYNKFKGILEQKGVKKIEADKGSEFDVEYHEAITQIPAPEEELKGKVVDVIEKGYQLNDKVIRFAKVVTGA; encoded by the coding sequence ATGGCAAAAAATAATAAAAAAGCTGACAAGAAGTCGGAAGAGACTGTCGTGGAAGAACCACAGGTGAAGAACGAAGAAACTGTGGAAGAGCAAGAGGAGCAGAATGAAGAACCGCAGGTAGAATTAAGTGCTGAAGAAAAACTTCAAGCAGAAGTGGCGGAGTCGAAAGACAAGTACCTAAGACTATATTCTGAATTCGAAAACTTCAGAAGAAGAACTTCTAAAGAGAAATTAGAGCTTATCAATTCTGCTAATGAGAATTTAATTAAGGACTTGCTTCCTGTATTAGATGATTTCGAAAGAGCGGATCAATCGATGACCGAAGAGGCAGACATTAAATCTGTGAAAGAAGGTGTGGATTTGATATACAATAAATTTAAGGGCATCCTTGAGCAAAAAGGAGTGAAAAAAATCGAAGCCGACAAAGGTTCCGAGTTTGATGTGGAATACCATGAGGCTATCACACAGATTCCAGCACCTGAGGAAGAGTTGAAAGGGAAAGTAGTAGATGTAATTGAGAAAGGCTATCAACTCAACGACAAGGTGATCAGATTTGCGAAAGTAGTAACCGGAGCATAG
- the obgE gene encoding GTPase ObgE — MASSNFIDHVRFCSRSGNGGPGSVHFRREKHVPKGGPDGGNGGRGGHIILRGNRQLWTLLHLRYKKHAIAEDGKPGEGGNRSGSEGKDIILEVPLGTIAKDAETGERRVEILEDGQEIILTQGGRGGLGNDNFKNATNQTPHYAQPGELGIEEWIVLELKVLADVGLVGFPNAGKSTLLSVLSEAKPEIANYPFTTLVPNLGVVAYRDHKSFVMADIPGIIEGAAEGKGLGIRFLRHIERNSILLFMVPADSDDIKKEYEILLKELTKYNPELLDKQRMLAITKSDMLDDELMEEMKKEVPTELPSIFISSVAQKNLNPLKDMIWDAINA, encoded by the coding sequence ATGGCATCTTCAAACTTCATTGATCACGTAAGGTTTTGTTCCCGATCGGGAAATGGCGGACCTGGTTCTGTACATTTCCGAAGAGAAAAACATGTTCCGAAAGGCGGGCCTGATGGAGGCAATGGTGGCCGTGGCGGCCATATCATTCTTCGTGGCAACAGGCAGCTGTGGACCTTGCTTCATCTGAGGTATAAAAAACATGCGATTGCCGAAGATGGCAAACCAGGGGAAGGAGGCAATAGAAGTGGTTCCGAAGGCAAAGACATCATCCTAGAAGTGCCATTGGGTACTATCGCTAAAGATGCCGAAACTGGAGAGCGAAGAGTAGAAATATTAGAAGATGGTCAGGAGATCATTCTTACTCAAGGGGGACGTGGCGGCCTTGGCAACGACAATTTCAAAAACGCCACTAATCAAACGCCACATTATGCTCAACCAGGTGAATTAGGCATAGAAGAATGGATCGTTCTTGAACTGAAAGTCTTGGCCGATGTCGGTTTAGTTGGGTTTCCTAATGCTGGAAAGTCCACATTGCTTTCAGTGTTGTCCGAGGCCAAACCAGAAATCGCCAATTATCCTTTCACCACGCTCGTGCCGAACCTTGGTGTAGTGGCCTATAGAGATCACAAGTCATTTGTGATGGCCGATATTCCTGGTATCATCGAAGGAGCTGCAGAAGGCAAAGGACTAGGCATTAGATTCTTACGGCATATCGAAAGAAATTCGATCTTGTTGTTTATGGTACCCGCCGATTCCGATGACATCAAGAAAGAATATGAAATTCTTCTCAAAGAATTGACCAAATACAACCCTGAGCTTTTAGATAAACAGCGCATGCTCGCAATTACCAAATCGGATATGCTGGATGATGAACTGATGGAAGAAATGAAAAAGGAAGTACCGACCGAATTGCCTTCTATTTTTATATCGAGTGTGGCGCAGAAAAACCTGAACCCATTGAAGGATATGATTTGGGATGCCATCAACGCCTAA